The Erigeron canadensis isolate Cc75 unplaced genomic scaffold, C_canadensis_v1 Conyza_canadensis_unscaffolded:292, whole genome shotgun sequence genomic sequence agaagtcagcttgggctgcttctcttgagAAAGAACTTATTCgattgttgtttgtcaattCATAGGGTTGTTTCGATTGTtgtccgcaacaaccctgtaattctttgtatagtttatttcttaataaaggattacatttgaaaaacgtAATCAGTGCCTAAGAATGTTTATTTTCtagctttactgttttattgattcttatAACTCACATTGTTTAATATACTTATTGGATCAATTAAAaccctttataaaaaaaagtataggaAAAACGAAatagttgtattcaccccccccccctctacaactactTGTGTATATTATACCTTGGTATATTGTTACACCTCTGGGACATAACAAGTGGTATTAGAGCAGGGGTTAAAATttaacttgacttgatcctTGCTTATTTTCCTTTTGTAAAGCATAATGTCATCGTATGTTGATAATGATTCTTCTACCCGACcacctatgtttgataaagatgatttcagtgggtggaAAGGTCGTATGTCTTTGTTCCTTGAATCCATTGACAACAATATGCCTGACATCCTTGTGGATGGTCCTTATGTTCCTACATCGACTTTTGTGATTGATGCTGTGGTCAGGGAAGGTCAACCAACCATTCCTGCCACAGTCAAATCCATTGTTAAGGACAAGACAGATTGGGGAGATGAGGATAGGAGATTGGCCAACTTGGATGTGAAGGCACGTAACTTCATTGTCCAAGCTGTGCCTAAAGACATTTACCATTCAATTAAAATGTGTTCTACAGCAAAGAAAATGTGGAGTACATTGACTGTCATGTTTGAGGGTTGCTCTACTTCCATGGAATCTACCACTACTACTCTCACTAGGAGGTATGAGAGATTTTTCTCATTGAGAAATGAATCCTTGACTGACACTCATACTCGCTTTAATGCTTTAGTGAATGATTTAGCTGCTGTTGGAATTACTAAGAAAACTGATGtgttgaaaagtaaatttcttgattcattACCACCTAAATGGAATAATTATATTTCTTCTATGAAACTAAGTTCTGTGTATcaagatcttgatctccctggACTTTTTGGTTTACTTCATAATCAAGAATGTTCAGAAGCTGAGAAACTAATTGTTGTGGGTGATTCTTATAGTCAGCCTGCTAGTGCAATTGTTGCATCTATGACTGAACAccctagttcaatttctaatgaGATCATTCCATGCATCAATGAATCTGTTCCTGTGATTTCTAACACAAATTCTGTTTGTTCTGAATCTGATGTTGATGAATCTGATGGTGAGGACCTAGCCAATGAGGTGGCTTTGTTAGCTGAAAGGATAAGAAGGAGATCATTCAATAAATTCAAAGGAAAAGGTAGAAGTGGGCAAGCTGATAAGACCAAGAAGCCATTTGACGTGTCCAAGGTCACTTGCTACAAGTGTGGTAAGCCTAGACACATGGCTGGTGATTGTAGATCCAAAGAGTCTTCTCAAGCTGTGCCATCCAAAGgtggaagaaatgaaaaatactcAAAGCTCAAGACCAAATATAAGGCCTTGAAAGCACAAGTGGCTGAGCCGAGtaagaaagttgaaaaagaTGAGAAGAGTTTGATAGCCAAAGACTGGGCTGAGAGTGCCACTTCCTCTGATGATGAGAAGTATAAGGATGCCAAGTGCTTTATGGCTAAAGAAAAGTTTGCTGAGGATCTTGTCAAGATTCAACAGCAATCTGAGTTAGCTCACAAGGCATCTTCAAGTCAGACTGCTCCACCTGAGGTAAATATCTTTTCTAATCTGTGTGACAATGAAAAACTATCAAGGCTAAATAGACTTGGTGATGAGGTTCTCTTGCAAAAACACTTTAATCAAgaacttaaaaaggaaatttcaattttaaaacaAGAAGTAAGCTCAAAGATTTTCACCATTGAAAAGCTTGAATCTGAAGTAAAAgctcaaaaacaattaaatgcTATCTTGGTCACTGAAGCTAAAACTTtagaagaaaagtttttgaaaatcaagcATATAACTGAATCATGGTGCACTGGTTCCAAAGAGCTGCAAAATGTGTCAATGTGCAAGttcctcatcaagttcaagctaTTTTTGATGGTGACTATGATAGAGCTATTGCTATCAGTGAAGTCTGTGCCATGGAACCTTGTTATCAGCCTCCTTCACCACCCAAAGTCCAAACCAAAGGAGAGAACTCTAAACAAATTATATTGGTTCAGAAGTCTGGTAATGGTTTTAATGATCCTGAGAAAGTTGGTCAAACCATTGCTGAAGCTGTGTCTGAATCTGATAGGGTAGTTGAATTAAAACCCGAGGAAACTCTTGATTTATCAAACCTATCAATTACCCAATCTGtgtcaaattcaaaatttaagtcAAACAATGGtgaatcaaaaagaaataaaaggaagaTTAGAGATCATGTTGTTCTAAAAGAAAAGAGCAAAATTCTGAAGAATAAGAAGTCTCTTTCAAATGGAAATGTTTTACCAACCGAATCTGTGTCTAATCCAAACCAcctcaaatctgactctgacaaAATAATTTCTAAATATGTTGAGTCCAGAAAAGGTAAGATTTCTAATGACACTAATTTACTTACAAGTGTGTCTGATTCAAATATTGTTGATCAAAGTAAATTAAGGTCTGAATGTAAGAAATCTGGAATAGGCAAAGGTTTGGTTCAAGAGGAAACTCTAAATGTTGCAAGAAAGAATTTCAAATCTGGCAAGGGTCAGGTTAAGCAACAATGGGTTTCTaaatgtgataagaatattGGTTCTGTTTCCCAATCTGAGTCAGACCCTGTGGTCAGCTCTGGTGAACCCATCCTTAGAGGGGTCCCAAAATGAACTAATATCTTATCAAAAATGTAGGGCTATCACGATGCACATACCTGGCACTTGGACagtgggtgttccaagcatatgaccggatgtaagtcccTGCTATGTAGCTTTAGGACAAGCACTGGTCCTAGTGTTACATTTGGAGATGATTCCCAAGGAAGAACTGAAGGATTTGGCATTTTGTCAAATGGTCCCCATACTTTTAGAAAAGTGTCTTATGTGAATGGCTTGAAGCACAATCTGATAAGTGTGAATCAATTGTATGATGCTGGCTATGAAGTAAGATTCCGAGCTGATAAGGGCATTGTTCTGGATTTGGAAGGTAATGTGGTGTTAATTGCTGAGAGAGATGATTATTTGTATTCTCTTGATATGAGAAGTGCAACTGTGACAAGAGAAGTATGTTTCATGTCAAAGAATCAAGATGAGttgaattggttgtggcataagaggctgtctcatatgaatttcaaagacatcaacaagcTATGTAAGAAAGAGTTGGTGTCTGGTCTGCCAGTGATAAAATATGAGAAGGACAAGCTGTGTGGTCCTTGTGAAAAGGGTAAGCAACACAAAGCTTCCTTTAAGTCAAAAACATGTTCAACCATTGACAGTTGTTTAGATTTGCTACACATGGATCTGTTTGGACCAATAAGTACTCCTTCATTTAATGGAATGAGGTATACtttggtcattgttgatgaatattcatgatatacatgggttttctttttgaagcatAAGAGTGATGCAACTGAtagtattattcatttcattaaGCAAGCTGAAATACTATACAAAAGGCCTGTTAGGTAGTTgaggagtgacaatggcactgaattaaAAAAGGTCACTCTCAACTCATTCTGCAGTGAGAAAGGTATTTCACAAGTGTACTCAGCAACAATAACTCcccaacaaaatggagttgcagaaagaagaaacagaaccctgattgaagctgccagatccATGATGGCACAAAACAATGTCAAGCCTCATTTTTGGGCCGAAGCTATTCACACAGCCTGCTTCACTCAACACAGGTCTCTTATTGTGAAAAGACACCAAAAAACTGTATATGATCTTCTCAGGGGAGAAAACCAGAAATTGGTTTCCTAAGAATGTTTGGCAGTCCTTGTTACATTCTGAATCAGAAAGACCATCTTGGCAAGTTTGAAGAAAAAGCAGATGAAGGCATCCTACCCTATGCCACAATGATGAAGGCCTACAGAGTGTAAAATAAAAGAACCAAAACTATTAAAAACTCTGTAAATGTGACAATTGATGAAGGCTGCTCCAAGCCAGACTGCTCTCTACTTGAAGATGAcaatattgattttgaagaactgGCTGTTCCTGAAAATGAGCCTCCCTCTAATCCACCAATTGAAAATAAGAATGCTCAAACTCAGGGGGAGCAAgtatttgaagaagaagagttacttatttttgaaaatgagcaAGCTGATCCTTCTAGTGAATGACTCCCAAGCTGACTCTGTTCCATCAACTCCAATCCATGCTGACCGTTTGATTCCTCAAAATGATCTAGCTGGAACGTCTAATGTGAGTCAGCCCATTGTCCAGGAATCAAATAATACCCATCATGTAACTAAATGGACAAGGAGTCATCCAATCaaccaaatcattggtgatccttTATCTGGTGTAAAAACAAGAAGGAAGGCAACAGGCAATTTCTGCATGTTTGTCAATTTTGTGAGTAAAATGGAACCAACTGAGGTTGCTGAAGCTCTGTCAGATCCATCTTGGGTAaatgcaatgcaagatgaattaacacagtttgaaagaaacaaggtttgggaacttgttccaagaCCTCATCATTTTAAAACTGTGATTGGAACCAAATGGGTCTatagaaacaagatggatgaaagagGAGTTGTGATCGAAACAAGGCAAGATTAGTAGCTCTTGGATACAGACAAGAAGATGGgattgactatgatgaaacctttgctcctgtAGCAAGAtggaagccatcagaatgtttttggcTTACTCTGCTCACAAAGGCTTcaaggtttatcaaatggatgtgaaaagtgcttttctgaatgggaaattggaagaagaagtctatgttgaacaacctccaGGTTTTGAAAGCTCAAACTTTCCTAATCATGTGTATAAGcttgacaaggctctctatggcctcaaacaagctccaagagcatggtatgatactttatCCAAATTCttattagaaaacaagttcaaaagaggtaatgttgacaagactttatttgtgagaaaatacaatggtgatattttacttgtacaaatatatgtagatgacataatttttggttctagcagtgaaagactttgcaaaaagttttctaaactaatgtctaaaaagtatgagatgagcatgatgggagaagttaactattttcttggtttacaagttaaacaaaccaaaaatagtattttcataaatcaaggaaaatatgttaaagatttactgaacaaatttggttttagtgaTTGCTCACCTATGAAAACTCCTATGGGAACTGGTGATAAGCTAAGTGAAGATAAAAGTGGAAAACCCACTGATGTCACTGCTTACAGGGGTATGATAGGCTCTCTACTTTACTTAACtgctagtagaccagatattatgtttgctacatgtctatgtgcaagatatcaggctaatcctaaAGAATCACATCTTAAAGCAGTGAagaatctttagataccttaaaggtagtcccaatctgggtctttggtatcccaaagactctggatttgatctaattggctattcagattctgactttgcaggctgtaagattgatagaaaaagtaCTTCTGGAGCTTGTCAATTGCTTGGCAATAGACTTGTAAGCTGGTCTAGCAAGAAGCAACATTCAGTTTCCATCTCTACAGCGGAAGCTGAGTATGTTGCTGCTGGGAGCTGCTGTTCACAAATTTTGTGGATGCAATTTCAGCTACAAGATTATGATGTCACTGcctcaaagactcctatcttttgtgacaatacatGTGTCATAGCAATCTTCAACAATCCAATACTTCATTCTAGGACCAAGCATATCGATATCAGATATCACTTCATTagagatcatgtgatgaaagaagatgttgaactgCACTTCATTCCAACTGAGAATCAGCTTGCTGATTTATTCACCAAGCCATTGGATGAAACAGGTTCAATTTTCTAATAAGTAAGCTGGGAATGCTAAATATGTAAAAGGCAGTGTGATAAGTAATGATAAACTCAACCCCTTTGAATTTTGTTAAAGTTTTAAGGGCAAGCTGTGTTTGACACAGACTACCTGTCTTTACTTAGtaaaaatcaagttaaaatGGGTAAGCTGAGTCTGACCCAGCTTGGGGgctgtttttattattaactatCTTAGTGCATTTTATTATTTCgcatattttatttagtttaacttATATATCTTTTCCTGATCAATGAGTGAGTAACACGTGTGGAGGCAACAGACTTTTACTGCAAAAGTACCTCCTACTGGTTGTTCTCATCCAATCAAatcatttctctctctttcctccaaacggttattttaaaatatgtatatatttttcttgaatatatatttcccaaacaaattgtatttttcataCTCTTATTTTTCTCTCATCTTATTTTAACCTAATCTCTGTTCTATTCCATcaaattttttaatctttttcttttgttctttaattatctaattataaatggcttcatcatcatctcaatCTGCTAATAACTTTAACAATAACGATTTCTCATCTGAATCTGGGTTTCTACACCTAGCTCCGGTAAGCGCGGTCAAGCTTTCACCCTATGTTGTGGGTTCTGATGTAGTTGTAAGCCCGACTGATCTTGATACTGGTAAAATCAAGATCGTCAATCTTGTCTCCGCCAATGTTCATCCACCTTCTTGGGCAAAAggtttgatgaaattgttttctttttatggcATCATCCCTTTGGCAAGATATTGATTGAGAAGCCGGATGTGGTGTACCAGGACATGCTCTGCAAGTTTTGGGCAAGCTGTGTGGTGGGTCAGACGAAGAAAGGACATGCCGTAACTCGAGGCACCATCCTTAATGGTAAGAAACAGGTATTCATTACTTTAAGAAGACTTAGGTCTGCTTTTGAACTGTCTTACATGCCTGAAGAtgattatgaaaatgttgtcTCTCACACTGAAGCCAAAAACATTTTACCTATTTGTGGATATTCAGGTCCATTGGCTTCAGtggttaaaatgaaatatttaactgGCATTTGGAATTATCTTCTAAGTACCTTATGTAAATCTTTACAAATGAAGGCAGGCAGTTTTGATCAGCCTAATGTTCTTGAATTACAACTTTTTCATTCCTTGGTCACTATGACCAGAGTAGATTATGCAGGACTTATATTTAAAGACTTAGTTGGCCGAGTCAACAATAAGACTTTTACCATACCTTATGGTAGATTTCTTGGTCTCATCATCGAAGCAATCGTTGATGGGGACTTCAGTTTGGCAACTGGCCAGACTGTAGAGTGCAAGGccattaatactaatatttttaaCAGTCCCAAGGTAACTGCGCAGGGATTAACCCAAGCAATGCAGGTTTACCTTGATTTTTGCAGGAGAAGACAAAAGGAACAAGCATTACAGGAAGCTGCCTCTCCTTCGACGCGATCTGAGTCCAACACTCAATCTGCCAATTAGGAGAGTCAAGGTACTCAATCTCTTGAACCCTTAACTCTTCCAAATCtactccttcttcttcttcttcttctgagggTGAAGAGTTGGCTACAACATCAGCCACTCTAGCCACACCCTCAACCACCATTTCCAAATCCGCCTCCAAAAGACCCATTGTTGAGGACTTAGTACCACGCAAtgtatacaaaagaaaagatcCAAGAGAAATTATCAGCTTTAGAGGTTGACAAAACAACCATAAGAATTAAAGTCTCCCAAGGTGCATTGGAAGCTGAGGAACGTTCCAAAGCTGACTCTGCCACCCAAGCTGATAAGCTGGATTCACCACGCCCATCTGCACTCTCCCAAAAGAGTGTAGACGAGTCAAAGGGAACAACTACTTCTGTCCAACTCTCCAAACAGGGTGAAGACATTGAAACAAAGAcctcctcccaaggtcatactGTGTCTAAGCCTAATTCGCCATCATCAGCCTCCCAGAAGGTTGATGATATCACTAAAGGGACACTAGAGGATCCTGCCCAGATCCAAAAAGAGTCAGAGTCTGTGCACACATTGACTGAGGATGATCAACCAAAGGATGTTAGCATCGAACGCCTAAGTGACACTGCTCTCATTCCCCAAGCTGGTCAGACTCCTACTTTCTTACACCCTAAGTCTACACTGGCTGTCAATGCCCCTTCTAGATCACAAGGAGGGGTACAGGCCTTAATTCTCCCTCATGATActttggtgacacaacacaccTCTGTTGAAGGGCAATCATCTACCCTTAACATTACACCTGCAGGGTCTGTGTCTGCATCTGTCCTTGGACGGAGGGATCCTGTAGGTTACATGGCTCTCTTTAGGGAGGTCATGTTAGCCCCTTGTGCAGCAAAGGGAACCATTGATGGTCCTCACGATGTCAACGAGAATCAGATCACTATCTCCAAAAGTGATTCTTCATTCGATGATGTGCTTGCCCATCCATCCTCAAGGGATGCTCTAATGGAAGATGCCAGTGGAGGTgttgatcaaaatcaagatcaacaaatTCCCACTGGCCCTCAATCTGAATTACATGTCAATCCCTCTTAGATTGTTCAGCACATCATCATCTCTAAAAGATCTGCTCATGAGACTCATTCTCATGAGAAAATGCACCAAAACTCCCTTAGCCTCCTCCCCCTTCTATATGAGCCCAATGACCCTGATTTTAAGGATTGCAGGCTGCTCTTTCCAGAGTCAGTGGCCTTTAGGCCAACTGCAAGTCCTTCCCAAGCTGCCACTATCTCATCCTTAGATATGGTAAATCAGCTCACTGAGTTCATATCAACCTCTAAGGTTGAGAACTTAAAGTTGGTTGAAGGCTTGGTCAAGATCCAAAAGGATCAGGAATTGACGGATAAGAAGGTAGAGAAGCTGTGTCAAGATCACAAAGAAACTGAAGAAAGGGTGATAAAGGCACTTGAGAATATGGAGAAGAGCCAGAGCAAGCTGACAGAGTCTCTTGATGGGTTGACTAAAGCTATGATTGAACAAAATGAATTAAACAAGAGTACTCTGGGTCAGATTGAGAAGAATGCAATCAAGTTCACTAGAGATGTATCCATTGAACTAAGAAATTCTAACAAGTCAcaaactgaattcaagaaagAGTTAGTGGATATCTCAAAAGGTGTAAAATCCAACATGGTCAATCTTCATAATGACTTCATTGATCTTTACAGATCTTGGGCTGCCAACAACTTCAGAATTGACATGATAAATTCAAGACTCAGTGGAATCTTTGCTACTCCAGTAAGCTCATTTCCTTCAACTAATGATGACAAAAAGggggagaagaaaaagaaaagaagtgaagCTGAAATTGAACAAGAAAGAATGGCTGTAGAGAAAGAAACTGAGGCTTACTTAAAGAAGTTGGATGAAAGGTATGCCAAGGCTAGAAGAGAAAGAGAGGCCAATGATA encodes the following:
- the LOC122584461 gene encoding uncharacterized protein LOC122584461 produces the protein MSSYVDNDSSTRPPMFDKDDFSGWKGRMSLFLESIDNNMPDILVDGPYVPTSTFVIDAVVREGQPTIPATVKSIVKDKTDWGDEDRRLANLDVKARNFIVQAVPKDIYHSIKMCSTAKKMWSTLTVMFEGCSTSMESTTTTLTRRYERFFSLRNESLTDTHTRFNALVNDLAAVGITKKTDVLKSKFLDSLPPKWNNYISSMKLSSVYQDLDLPGLFGLLHNQECSEAEKLIVVGDSYSQPASAIVASMTEHPSSISNEIIPCINESVPVISNTNSVCSESDVDESDGEDLANEVALLAERIRRRSFNKFKGKGRSGQADKTKKPFDVSKVTCYKCGKPRHMAGDCRSKESSQAVPSKGGRNEKYSKLKTKYKALKAQVAEPSKKVEKDEKSLIAKDWAESATSSDDEKYKDAKCFMAKEKFAEDLVKIQQQSELAHKASSSQTAPPEVNIFSNLCDNEKLSRLNRLGDEVLLQKHFNQELKKEISILKQEVSSKIFTIEKLESEVKAQKQLNAILVTEAKTLEEKAAKCVNVQVPHQVQAIFDGDYDRAIAISEVCAMEPCYQPPSPPKVQTKGENSKQIILVQKSGNGFNDPEKVGQTIAEAVSESDRVVELKPEETLDLSNLSITQSVSNSKFKSNNGESKRNKRKIRDHVVLKEKSKILKNKKSLSNGNVLPTESVSNPNHLKSDSDKIISKYVESRKGKISNDTNLLTSVSDSNIVDQSKLRSECKKSGIGKGLVQEETLNVARKNFKSGKGQVKQQWVSKCDKNIGSVSQSESDPVVSSGEPILRGVPK